A single Populus nigra chromosome 13, ddPopNigr1.1, whole genome shotgun sequence DNA region contains:
- the LOC133671309 gene encoding uncharacterized protein LOC133671309 isoform X1, with protein MLSSSSSSSSSFRVQIISALFLCGYLQGANAASSTVSVRNISKTEDAVNFHIYYGQTFKVIKNVVDGKSYLLIQNNSRMATRTKYCTPRIESFVIPLSNYSADTYSFPVSFLELLGLLGSMKGITSDSMASECALKLYETGEIEMMNRSEPQQFSEFGAHFISVTDQPQACNFANFVPLVEDYPLQRAEWIKFLGVFVNLETRANKVYDAIKENYLCLTKVAASKNGSFKPIVAWMQYDSGIWSFTKETSKLKYVEDAGGENIDNSINKITYNTSNPDDSEELHAILCTVDVVIDETYTLDPAGYNQSSFLQNIGVDDNSCFAFIANQSLWRYDKRVQNLTTLDWNDGAVSQPQLVLADLIEVLFPDGNYSTTYFRNIAKGEGVVSIDANMCERDISTPLEPTILSC; from the exons TCCAAATTATCTCTGCGTTGTTCCTTTGTGGATATCTTCAAGGTGCAAATGCAGCAAGCTCCACAGTCAGTGTAAGGAACATATCAAAGACAGAGGATGCTGTGAACTTCCATATATATTATGGACAGACCTTCAAAGTCATCAAGAATGTTGTTGATGGCAAGAGCTACCTTCTCATTCag AATAATTCAAGGATGGcaacaagaacaaaatattgCACCCCAAGGATCGAATCATTTGTCATCCCTTTGTCAAATTATTCAGCTGATACCTACTCCTTTCCAG TGTCCTTCTTGGAG CTGCTAGGCTTACTAGGGAGTATGAAGGGCATTACATCAGATTCCATGGCTTCTGAATGTGCATTAAAGTTGTACGAAACAGGAGAAATAGAGATGATGAACAGGAGTGAGCCTCAACAATTCTCAGAATTTGGTGCTCATTTTATCAGTGTAACAGACCAACCACAAGCATGCAATTTTGCCAACTTTGTTCCTTTAGTAGAGGATTACCCTCTCCAG AGAGCAGAGTGGATAAAGTTCTTGGGAGTTTTTGTAAACCTTGAGACAAGAGCCAACAAAGTATATGATGCA ATAAAAGAGAATTACTTGTGCCTGACTAAGGTTGCAGCAAGCAAAAATGGTTCCTTTAAACCCATTGTAGCTTGGATGCAGTATGATAGT gGCATATGGTCTTTTACAAAGGAAACAAGCAAGTTGAAG tATGTGGAGGATGCAGGTGGAGAAAATATTGACAACTCTATCAATAAGATCACTTACAACACCTCAAATCCTGATGACTCTGAAGAATTACATGCAATTCTGTGT ACTGTGGATGTAGTGATTGATGAAACATATACTCTTGACCCTGCCGGCTACAATCAGTCAAGTTTCCTTCAAAACATTGGTGTTGATGACAAttcttgttttgcttttatagCAAATCAAAGCTTGTGGAGATATGATAAAAGAGTCCAAAACTTGACCACTCTTG ACTGGAATGATGGAGCAGTGTCCCAACCTCAATTGGTTTTGGCAGATCTCATTGAAGTTTTGTTCCCTGATGGAAATTATTCAACAACATACTTTAGGAACATTGCAAAG GGAGAAGGGGTTGTAAGCATTGATGCCAATATGTGTGAAAGAGATATCTCCACTCCCTTGGAGCCCACGATACTTTCTTGCTGA
- the LOC133671309 gene encoding uncharacterized protein LOC133671309 isoform X2 gives MATRTKYCTPRIESFVIPLSNYSADTYSFPVSFLELLGLLGSMKGITSDSMASECALKLYETGEIEMMNRSEPQQFSEFGAHFISVTDQPQACNFANFVPLVEDYPLQRAEWIKFLGVFVNLETRANKVYDAIKENYLCLTKVAASKNGSFKPIVAWMQYDSGIWSFTKETSKLKYVEDAGGENIDNSINKITYNTSNPDDSEELHAILCTVDVVIDETYTLDPAGYNQSSFLQNIGVDDNSCFAFIANQSLWRYDKRVQNLTTLDWNDGAVSQPQLVLADLIEVLFPDGNYSTTYFRNIAKGEGVVSIDANMCERDISTPLEPTILSC, from the exons ATGGcaacaagaacaaaatattgCACCCCAAGGATCGAATCATTTGTCATCCCTTTGTCAAATTATTCAGCTGATACCTACTCCTTTCCAG TGTCCTTCTTGGAG CTGCTAGGCTTACTAGGGAGTATGAAGGGCATTACATCAGATTCCATGGCTTCTGAATGTGCATTAAAGTTGTACGAAACAGGAGAAATAGAGATGATGAACAGGAGTGAGCCTCAACAATTCTCAGAATTTGGTGCTCATTTTATCAGTGTAACAGACCAACCACAAGCATGCAATTTTGCCAACTTTGTTCCTTTAGTAGAGGATTACCCTCTCCAG AGAGCAGAGTGGATAAAGTTCTTGGGAGTTTTTGTAAACCTTGAGACAAGAGCCAACAAAGTATATGATGCA ATAAAAGAGAATTACTTGTGCCTGACTAAGGTTGCAGCAAGCAAAAATGGTTCCTTTAAACCCATTGTAGCTTGGATGCAGTATGATAGT gGCATATGGTCTTTTACAAAGGAAACAAGCAAGTTGAAG tATGTGGAGGATGCAGGTGGAGAAAATATTGACAACTCTATCAATAAGATCACTTACAACACCTCAAATCCTGATGACTCTGAAGAATTACATGCAATTCTGTGT ACTGTGGATGTAGTGATTGATGAAACATATACTCTTGACCCTGCCGGCTACAATCAGTCAAGTTTCCTTCAAAACATTGGTGTTGATGACAAttcttgttttgcttttatagCAAATCAAAGCTTGTGGAGATATGATAAAAGAGTCCAAAACTTGACCACTCTTG ACTGGAATGATGGAGCAGTGTCCCAACCTCAATTGGTTTTGGCAGATCTCATTGAAGTTTTGTTCCCTGATGGAAATTATTCAACAACATACTTTAGGAACATTGCAAAG GGAGAAGGGGTTGTAAGCATTGATGCCAATATGTGTGAAAGAGATATCTCCACTCCCTTGGAGCCCACGATACTTTCTTGCTGA